A single genomic interval of Sebastes umbrosus isolate fSebUmb1 chromosome 11, fSebUmb1.pri, whole genome shotgun sequence harbors:
- the LOC119496593 gene encoding IgGFc-binding protein isoform X1: MGMLLLLCALGALLSCPSNAGWAGREFALSFMQNYAANYGSPRYQLYITAVQANAKVTVHVPPLNFKQEKTLNAGETVTVTLPTGVEMYGSTKSPNTVRIEASADVTVTSFNFKLYTADISVVYPITEWGTEYFIFTPHGSPYGSYKEFAVTNGKESNKVEVFPHGAIKFQGRVYKGGQMVIDLKPYESVQLQSVYELSGTRVASQHPVAVVTGHSCTWKFSKCNHVYEQLLPVNRWGSSFIVPPLTFQKRFDSVFIQASQPTRVTVQHGNRKDVLNMIRGQTVEINYHNPETLSIQADHGIQVLLLFNGVTRSWSQFYDPFLMTILPTDRFCSSYSLEALEGFQNKALIVAPTNAMAELRIDGTNLPRDVQWKKVGGTEFSWAEMSYKQNPGNNRHTVSSSGARFALYSIGVSQMNGYGAPGQCVQPGSGSLSCSSITCSANEVCEVKGGYPSCVPKAVEKKPGTCWAKGDPHYRTFDGRHYNFMGTCTYVIAKNCEKNDQLPAFEVLAQNENRGSLRVSYVAVVTVKVFGDTITVVRSETGRVRIDNSLWSLPVILNNGKLVIFQSGRSVVIETNFGLTVSYDWEHSLVVTLSGSYAGKTCGLCGNFNDNPSDDFTTPSGSQAGGAVAFGSSWKVPGLVEGALCIDDCVGGCERCEHDLMKKWEGDMFCGLITVIINGPFSKCHAAIDPQAYLENCKYDVCMGGGLRHFLCRALEAYAEACQIAGIQVQDWRKMARCPAKCHANSHYELCGNACPATCSDPNAPSKCKRPCVQTCTCNAGFVLSGGQCVPAAKCGCIYEGRSIPAGESFWADQGCRRRCKCVAGSRRVECQDKGCGAGQQCKVVEGIRKCHAVSHSTCQATGDPHYVTFDKRKFNFQGTCVYKLAALCSKDPELVPFEVLVQNDNRGNKVVSYTKLVEIKVYSLTIVITRTHRGMIMVNDELLNLPIKLDGGKVSVYKSGWAAVVTTDFGLKVSFNWESAVYVTLPSNYMGAVCGLCGNYNGKPQDDLIPKDGNKPVSPENFGISWRVAEIPGCVEGCKGVCPDCDITQKAQYEKRDFCGMLTDPKGPFRDCHAKVDPAGYFEDCVYDVCLYKGRKDVLCQAITSYTSACQAVGAKVYSWRTKQFCAVKCSVHSHYEICETGCDATCQSLAPPQGCQAQCEEGCTCDEGYILSGDHCVPFSQCGCVHNERYYHIGQVFYPNGQCQEECKCTQDGEVECKKFTCGPNEKCKVENGVQKCHPVGKGVCHASGDPHYRSFDGRTFDFQGTCTYTLSKSCGLDGTHLVAFSVQVENVRWEQVTRKVVSVTKLVAVEVYGFTLIMRMDMFGVLVNGVFNYVPVNLNDGAVQVYQEGLHYVIETDFGLRVTYDLVYHVTVTVPGNYRDKVCGLCGNYNGDKKDDFQMPNRQVSNNVNVFGKSWKVTIPNVVCENGCEGNNCPVCDPARKAVFSKSTYCGIVTAPTGPFAACHSKLDPQPYFADCVFDVCASNGDGKVLCNSVAAYAFNCHMAGVDVKNWRTSSFCPMKCPAHSHYEVCADACSASCAGLTEIVQCSTSCTEGCECDTGFLFNGHSCVQETDCGCYDNGKTYKPGEVVYEEDCNTKCTCNPESGLRCEKHSCPKSTKCMVKKGIRACYNTDPCKDAKCRVKEKCRVEKGEAVCVPEYTGKCWAWGDPHYHTFDGYNFNFQGTCKYVISKTCGNLDGLVPFSVTERNDNRGNTAVSYVREVDVSVYGYTITLRKNQVGRVTVDGELLNLPVRLDEGEGEVSVFQRGHTAVVETNFGLVVSYDWNWELVIKLPSSYYGLVCGLCGNFNGNNRDELQNPAGKAVPSVIEWGKSWQTPDQDKDHPCWDTCKKNCPTCDGNQQKLYKTEAFCGGLVAKTNNVFKKCHGKLDPEAFMNNCVYDMCLNKGDKKMLCQALASYSQQCRDEGIIIKDWRKKFGCPMTCQRHSHYEDCASPCQASCPFPEQKKTCTGTCVETCVCDKGYVLSAGVCVPAKTCGCSYQGRYYKPGQRFWADEDCHRLCECDTTLGMVVCREASCTAKETCSVVDGERACRPISHATCTASGDPHYRSFDGRRYNFQGTCVYQLVGLCSQQPGLVPFKVTVQNDHRGSKAVSYTRTVTLSIYGITLTISREYPYKVLLNGQLVSLPLEYNNELVVFLSGWTAVVETNAGITVTFDWRSTVSVTLPSNYQDAVCGLCGNYNGKAQDDLTMRDGKTAANGDKLGESWQVAIAPGCSSVCQGAWCQACSDSQRNVYRAQKYCGILADKAGPFRDCHSRVDPAPYLEDCVYDACQYHGHHGSVCEAVGVYVAACQSQGITIHSWRTDTFCPMVCPADSHYALCATGCPATCASLTSLATCRRVCSEACECDEGYLLSGDTCVPVRDCGCSYDGHYYRKGDVFYPETECVEQCVCGETGAVSCQKAKCRAGETCKLVNGVKGCHPEGQGKCVASGDPHYISFDGRRFDFQGTCVYVLAKVCDDDKGQLTPFSVTQGNEKYGNGKVAVTKSIAVAVYGYVIYIQQKVSWKVIVDDELLNLPLSLDNGRLRVTQEGRNIIVRTDFGLTVLYDTVYYVEVIVPSTYQGKMCGLCGNYNKNGGDDFRLPGGRKTNSVDEFGKAWVVDLPGNVCGGCGGQCPVCEQAKATLYGKADSCGIMSAPNGPFKACHSKIDPAAYVSHCVFDVCALDGNKDTLCNSVQAYALACQSEGVKIQPWRSGSFCPASCPPRSHYEVCADTCGGTCASFIYPFTCSESCFEGCQCDGGFVFDGIQCVPLDNCGCVHNGRYLTVGEAVVDKACKSKCLCQASGLVRCEKLSCASGEMCGVRDGVRGCHVKRGHCGVSQVGHLTSFDGMSGAMGAQGAFEVASLCDEAAKLWFRVVVDVRVCSKGASPTVATVYVFFKETAVTVNSQRVTWVNGRKVSLPNKVMDDISVHISERTVIIERASAVRVTYSISQEVTVIIDSSLSGKMCGACGNYNNNSKDDMKTADGKITTDVSVIVGSWSAGDFSRCGL; the protein is encoded by the exons ATGGGCatgctgttgctgctttgtgctTTGGGGGCTTTACTGAGCT GTCCATCCAACGCTGGATGGGCAGGGAGGGAGTTCGCCCTGTCATTCATGCAGAATTATGCTGCAAACTACGGCAGTCCTCGCTATCAGCTATACATCACCGCTGTTCAGGCCAATGCTAAAGTGACAGTGCACGTGCCTCCCTTAAACTTCAAGCAAGAGAAAACTCTAAATGCTGGAGAAACGGTCACCGTCACTCTCCCTACTGGTGTTGAGATGTACGGCAGCACGAAGTCTCCCAACACGGTGCGCATCGAAGCCTCAGCAGATGTGACCGTGACCTCCTTCAACTTCAAGCTGTACACAGCAGACATCTCTGTGGTGTATCCCATCACTGAATGGGGTACAGAATATTTCATCTTCACGCCTCACGGGTCCCCCTATGGCTCCTACAAAGAGTTTGCTGTGACAAATGGAAAAGAGAGCAACAAAGTGGAGGTTTTCCCACATGGCGCCATCAAGTTCCAGGGTCGTGTCTACAAGGGTGGCCAAATGGTGATAGATCTCAAGCCGTACGAGAGTGTCCAGCTCCAGAGCGTGTATGAGCTCTCTGGTACCAGAGTGGCCTCCCAGCACCCTGTTGCTGTTGTCACGGGTCACTCATGCACCTGGAAGTTCTCCAAATGTAACCATGTATACGAGCAGCTGCTGCCGGTTAACAGGTGGGGATCCAGCTTCATCGTGCCTCCCCTGACCTTCCAGAAGAGATTCGACAGCGTCTTCATCCAGGCCTCCCAGCCCACCAGAGTAACTGTCCAACACGGCAACCGCAAAGATGTTTTGAATATGATCAGGGGGCAGACAGTGGAGATCAACTACCACAACCCTGAAACACTGTCCATTCAGGCTGATCACGGCATCCAGGTCCTGCTGCTCTTCAACGGCGTCACACGGAGCTGGTCCCAATTCTACGACCCGTTCTTGATGACCATCCTGCCCACGGACCGTTTCTGCTCCTCGTACTCGCTCGAGGCTCTAGAAGGCTTTCAGAACAAAGCCCTGATTGTGGCGCCGACCAATGCGATGGCAGAGCTGCGTATCGATGGTACAAACCTGCCCCGCGATGTCCAGTGGAAAAAGGTCGGAGGGACAGAGTTCTCTTGGGCGGAGATGTCCTACAAACAAAACCCTGGCAACAATAGACACACTGTGTCCAGCTCTGGTGCCCGCTTTGCTCTCTACAGTATCGGAGTCAGCCAGATGAATGGTTACGGTGCTCCAGGACAATGTGTACAGCCAG GAAGTGGATCTCTGTCCTGCAGCAGTATCACCTGCAGTGCCAACGAGGTGTGTGAAGTGAAGGGTGGGTATCCCTCCTGTGTCCCCAAAGCAGTGGAAAAGAAGCCGGGCACCTGCTGGGCGAAGGGAGATCCCCACTACCGCACCTTCGACGGGCGACACTATAACTTCATGGGCACCTGCACATACGTTATCGCTAAAAACTGCGAGAAGAATGATCAGCTCCCAGCCTTTGAGGTCCTCGCCCAAAATGAGAACAGAGGAAGCCTCAGGGTGTCGTATGTTGCCGTGGTAACAGTGAAGGTGTTTGGCGACACCATCACAGTGGTTCGCTCTGAGACAGGTCGTGTCAGG ATTGACAACAGTCTGTGGAGTTTGCCTGTAATCTTGAACAACGGCAAGCTGGTGATATTTCAGAGCGGTCGCTCTGTGGTCATTGAGACTAATTTTGGCCTGACTGTCAGTTACGACTGGGAACACTCTCTCGTGGTCACTCTGTCCGGCAGTTACGCTGGTAAGACTTGTGGTCTCTGTGGCAACTTCAATGACAACCCCAGTGATGACTTCACCACGCCCTCCGGCAGCCAGGCGGGTGGGGCCGTGGCCTTCGGGAGCAGCTGGAAGGTGCCGGGGCTGGTGGAAGGCGCTCTGTGCATAGACGactgtgtgggtgggtgtgagCGCTGTGAACACGACCTGATGAAGAAGTGGGAGGGCGACATGTTTTGTGGGCTCATCACGGTAATAATAAATGGGCCATTCAGCAAATGTCACGCCGCCATTGACCCGCAAGCGTACCTGGAGAACTGTAAATATGATGTATGCATGGGAGGCGGCCTCCGACATTTCCTCTGCAGGGCGCTGGAGGCTTACGCTGAGGCTTGCCAGATTGCTGGGATCCAGGTTCAGGATTGGAGGAAGATGGCACGATGTC CTGCTAAATGTCATGCCAATAGCCACTATGAGCTGTGTGGCAATGCCTGTCCTGCCACTTGTTCTGACCCCAACGCTCCCTCCAAATGCAAACGCCCATGTGTGCAGACCTGCACCTGCAATGCAGGCTTCGTTCTGAGCGGAGGTCAGTGTGTGCCTGCCGCCAAGTGTGGTTGCATCTATGAGGGTCGGAGCATCCCTGCCGGGGAGTCATTCTGGGCTGACCAGGGCTGTCGGCGCAGGTGTAAATGTGTCGCTGGAAGCAGACGCGTGGAGTGCCAGGATAAAGGCTGCGGGGCGGGGCAGCAGTGCAAGGTGGTTGAAGGCATAAGAAAGTGCCACGCGGTCTCCCACAGCACCTGCCAGGCCACAGGTGACCCCCACTATGTGACCTTTGACAAGAGGAAGTTTAACTTCCAGGGCACATGTGTGTACAAACTGGCTGCGCTCTGCTCCAAGGACCCAGAGTTGGTGCCCTTTGAAGTGCTGGTGCAGAATGATAACCGGGGCAACAAGGTGGTCTCCTACACCAAGTTAGTGGAGATCAAGGTGTACTCCCTCACCATTGTCATTACAAGGACACACAGGGGCATGATTATG GTGAATGATGAGCTGCTCAACCTGCCAATCAAACTGGATGGAGGAAAGGTATCTGTGTATAAGAGCGGCTGGGCCGCCGTGGTCACCACAGACTTCGGCCTCAAAGTATCCTTCAACTGGGAAAGTGCCGTGTATGTAACTTTGCCAAGCAACTACATGGGAGCCGTTTGCGGCCTCTGTGGCAACTACAACGGCAAACCCCAGGACGACCTGATCCCAAAGGATGGCAACAAACCTGTCTCGCCAGAAAATTTCGGCATCAGCTGGCGAGTGGCAGAGATCCCAGGGTGTGTCGAAGGCTGCAAAGGGGTGTGTCCCGATTGTGACATTACCCAGAAGGCACAATATGAAAAAAGAGATTTCTGCGGCATGTTGACGGACCCCAAAGGGCCGTTCCGTGATTGCCATGCCAAGGTGGACCCAGCTGGCTACTTTGAAGACTGTGTTTATGATGTATGCTTGTATAAGGGCAGAAAGGATGTGCTGTGTCAGGCTATTACATCATACACATCTGCCTGCCAAGCTGTGGGGGCCAAGGTGTACAGCTGGAGAACCAAGCAGTTCTGTG CGGTGAAATGTTCAGTCCACAGCCACTACGAAATTTGTGAAACCGGGTGTGACGCCACTTGCCAGAGTCTGGCCCCTCCTCAGGGTTGCCAAGCTCAGTGTGAGGAGGGCTGTACCTGTGACGAAGGGTACATCCTCAGCGGAGATCACTGTGTTCCCTTCTCGCAGTGCGGCTGCGTCCACAATGAGCGCTACTACCACATCGGCCAAGTGTTTTATCCCAACGGGCAGTGTCAGGAGGAGTGCAAGTGCACACAAGATGGAGAG GTTGAGTGCAAGAAGTTCACATGTGGCCCTAATGAGAAGTGTAAAGTGGAGAACGGCGTCCAGAAATGCCACCCTGTTGGTAAGGGTGTGTGCCACGCTTCCGGTGACCCCCATTACCGCTCTTTTGACGGGCGAACATTTGATTTCCAGGGCACCTGCACCTACACGCTCTCCAAGAGCTGCGGGCTGGACGGCACCCACCTGGTGGCCTTCTCTGTCCAGGTGGAGAACGTGCGGTGGGAACAGGTGACGAGAAAAGTGGTGTCCGTCACCAAGCTGGTTGCCGTGGAGGTCTATGGCTTCACTCTCATCATGAGGATGGACATGTTTGGAGTCTTG GTAAATGGAGTGTTTAACTACGTTCCTGTGAATCTTAATGATGGAGCAGTGCAGGTCTACCAAGAAGGCCTTCATTATGTTATTGAAACAGATTTCGGTCTGCGCGTCACCTATGACCTGGTCTATCACGTGACGGTCACAGTACCTGGTAACTACCGTGACAAGGTCTGCGGCCTGTGTGGCAACTACAACGGTGACAAAAAAGACGACTTCCAAATGCCCAACCGTCAGGTCTCCAACAACGTGAACGTGTTTGGAAAATCATGGAAGGTCACCATCCCCAATGTGGTGTGTGAGAATGGCTGCGAAGGGAATAACTGTCCCGTTTGCGACCCAGCTCGCAAGGCTGTGTTTTCTAAGTCCACTTACTGCGGCATTGTTACAGCACCCACTGGTCCTTTTGCAGCCTGCCACAGTAAACTGGACCCACAGCCGTACTTTGCTGACTGCGTGTTTGATGTGTGCGCTTCCAACGGCGACGGGAAGGTGCTGTGTAACAGCGTAGCAGCCTACGCCTTCAACTGCCACATGGCAGGAGTGGACGTCAAAAACTGGAGGACGTCTTCATTCTGTC CCATGAAATGCCCAGCCCACAGTCACTATGAGGTGTGTGCCGACGCCTGCTCTGCATCCTGCGCAGGCCTCACAGAGATCGTACAGTGCTCCACCAGCTGTACAGAAGGCTGTGAATGTGATACTGGCTTCTTATTCAATGGACATTCGTGTGTTCAAGAGACTGATTGTGGCTGCTATGACAACGGGAAAACGTACAAG CCTGGTGAGGTGGTGTATGAGGAAGACTGTAACACAAAGTGCACCTGTAATCCAGAGTCAGGCCTCCGCTGTGAAAAGCATTCCTGCCCTAAAAGCACCAAGTGCATGGTCAAGAAAGGAATCAGGGCGTGCTACAACACAG ATCCCTGCAAAGACGCCAAGTGTCGGGTCAAAGAGAAGTGTCGTGTTGAGAAGGGTGAAGCTGTGTGCGTCCCCGAGTACACTGGCAAATGCTGGGCCTGGGGCGACCCCCACTACCACACATTTGATGGCTACAACTTTAACTTCCAAGGCACCTGCAAGTATGTCATCTCCAAGACCTGCGGGAATCTGGACGGTCTGGTGCCGTTCTCGGTCACTGAGAGGAACGATAACCGGGGAAACACAGCTGTGTCTTACGTCAGGGAGGTCGATGTGTCTGTGTACGGATACACCATCACCCTCCGCAAGAACCAAGTCGGTCGAGTCACG GTGGACGGGGAGCTGTTGAATCTTCCTGTACGACTTGATGAGGGCGAGGGTGAGGTGTCAGTGTTCCAGCGTGGTCACACTGCCGTGGTGGAGACAAACTTTGGCCTGGTTGTGTCCTACGACTGGAACTGGGAGCTGGTCATCAAGCTGCCCAGCAGCTACTACGGCCTTGTCTGTGGTCTATGCGGCAACTTCAACGGCAACAACCGCGATGAGCTCCAGAATCCAGCCGGCAAAGCCGTCCCCTCAGTGATAGAGTGGGGCAAGAGCTGGCAAACGCCCGACCAGGACAAGGACCATCCTTGCTGGGACACGTGTAAGAAAAACTGTCCCACCTGTGACGGTAACCAGCAGAAGCTCTATAAGACTGAGGCTTTCTGTGGGGGCCTCGTAGCCAAGACCAATAACGTGTTCAAGAAGTGTCACGGAAAGCTGGACCCAGAGGCCTTCATGAACAACTGCGTGTATGATATGTGTTTGAATAAGGGAGACAAAAAGATGCTGTGCCAGGCATTGGCCTCCTACAGTCAGCAGTGTCGTGATGAAGGCATAATAATCAAGGACTGGAGGAAAAAGTTTGGCTGCC CGATGACCTGTCAGCGTCACAGCCACTACGAAGACTGTGCCAGCCCGTGCCAGGCGTCCTGCCCGTTCCCCGAGCAAAAGAAGACCTGCACCGGCACCTGTGTGGAGACCTGTGTGTGCGATAAGGGTTACGTCCTCAGCGCCGGTGTCTGCGTGCCTGCCAAAACGTGCGGCTGCTCCTATCAGGGCCGTTACTACAAGCCAGGCCAGCGCTTTTGGGCTGACGAGGATTGCCATCGCCTATGCGAGTGTGACACGACCCTGGGCATGGTGGTATGCCGCGAGGCTTCCTGCACAGCCAAGGAGACGTGCAGCGTGGTGGATGGAGAGCGCGCCTGCCGACCCATCAGTCACGCCACATGCACGGCCTCAGGTGACCCACACTACCGCAGTTTTGATGGCCGCAGGTATAACTTCCAGGGCACGTGTGTGTATCAGCTGGTGGGATTGTGCTCGCAGCAGCCGGGGCTTGTGCCGTTCAAGGTGACTGTGCAGAACGACCACCGGGGAAGCAAGGCCGTGTCCTACACAAGGACTGTCACGCTTTCCATATATGGCATCACCCTCACCATTAGCAGAGAATACCCCTACAAGGTCCTG CTCAATGGGCAGCTCGTTTCGTTACCACTGGAGTACAATAATGAGCTGGTCGTGTTCCTCAGCGGCTGGACGGCCGTGGTGGAGACAAACGCTGGTATCACCGTGACCTTTGACTGGCGCAGCACGGTAAGCGTCACTCTGCCCAGCAACTACCAGGACGCAGTCTGCGGCCTGTGCGGCAACTACAATGGCAAAGCTCAGGACGACCTGACCATGCGGGACGGCAAGACCGCCGCAAATGGAGACAAGCTGGGGGAGAGCTGGCAGGTGGCCATCGCACCCGGCTGCTCATCAGTCTGCCAGGGGGCGTGGTGCCAGGCCTGTTCAGACTCCCAGAGGAACGTGTACCGAGCCCAGAAGTACTGTGGCATTCTCGCTGACAAGGCAGGGCCTTTCAGAGACTGTCACAGTCGTGTGGACCCTGCTCCTTACTTGGAGGACTGTGTGTATGACGCCTGTCAGTATCATGGTCACCATGGATCAGTCTGCGAAGCTGTGGGAGTCTATGTCGCTGCCTGCCAGAGCCAAGGAATCACCATCCACTCCTGGAGAACAGATACCTTCTGTC CAATGGTATGCCCAGCTGACAGCCATTACGCTTTGTGCGCCACGGGCTGCCCAGCCACCTGTGCCAGCTTAACTTCCCTCGCCACATGCCGCAGGGTCTGCTCAGAGGCCTGCGAGTGCGACGAAGGCTACCTGCTGAGTGGGGATACCTGCGTGCCCGTGAGAGACTGCGGCTGCTCCTACGACGGCCACTACTACAGGAAAGGAGACGTCTTCTACCCTGAAACCGAGTGTGTGGAGCAGTGCGTCTGCGGAGAGACCGGCGCGGTGTCTTGCCAAAAGGCTAAGTGCCGTGCAGGGGAGACGTGTAAGCTTGTGAACGGAGTGAAAGGCTGCCACCCTGAGGGGCAGGGCAAGTGTGTGGCTTCTGGTGACCCTCATTACATTTCTTTTGATGGGCGGAGGTTTGATTTCCAGGGCACCTGCGTCTATGTGTTGGCCAAGGTTTGTGATGATGACAAAGGCCAGCTGACGCCATTCAGTGTAACTCAGGGGAATGAAAAGTATGGAAATGGAAAAGTCGCGGTTACCAAGTCGATTGCAGTGGCGGTCTACGGTTATGTCATTTACATCCAGCAGAAAGTGTCATGGAAAGTCATT GTGGATGATGAACTCCTAAACCTTCCTCTCTCCCTGGACAACGGGCGCCTCAGAGTCACCCAGGAAGGTCGCAACATAATCGTCCGGACAGACTTCGGACTGACGGTCCTGTATGACACCGTTTATTATGTTGAGGTGATCGTGCCTTCCACATACCAAGGAAAGATGTGTGGTCTCTGCGGCAACTACAACAAGAACGGCGGCGATGACTTCAGACTTCCCGGAGGCAGAAAAACTAACAGCGTGGATGAGTTTGGGAAAGCGTGGGTGGTGGACCTGCCTGGCAATGTGTGTGGGGGCTGCGGAGGCCAGTGTCCAGTGTGTGAGCAGGCCAAGGCCACCTTGTACGGAAAAGCCGACTCCTGCGGCATTATGAGTGCGCCTAATGGGCCTTTCAAAGCCTGCCACAGTAAAATAGACCCAGCGGCATACGTGTCTCATTGCGTGTTTGATGTCTGTGCGTTGGACGGCAACAAAGACACTCTGTGTAACAGTGTCCAGGCTTACGCTTTGGCCTGCCAGAGCGAAGGAGTGAAAATCCAGCCATGGAGGAGCGGCTCCTTCTGCC CTGCTTCCTGCCCTCCACGCAGTCACTACGAGGTGTGTGCCGACACCTGTGGTGGGACCTGTGCCAGCTTTATTTACCCATTTACTTGTTCTGAAAGCTGTTTTGAAGGATGTCAATGTGACGGCGGCTTTGTTTTCGATGGCATTCAATGCGTTCCCTTGGACAATTGTGGATGTGTGCACAATGGCAGATATCTGACG GTGGGCGAAGCAGTTGTGGACAAAGCCTGTAAGTCCAAGTGTCTGTGCCAGGCCTCTGGGCTTGTGAGGTGTGAGAAGCTGTCCTGCGCCAGCGGGGAGATGTGTGGCGTAAGAGATGGCGTCAGAGGCTGCCACGTCAAACGGGGTCACTGCGGCGTCAGCCAGGTCGGCCACCTCACCTCCTTCGACGGCATGTCCGGAGCGATGGGAGCCCAAGGGGCGTTTGAAGTGGCGTCACTGTGCGACGAGGCCGCCAAGCTGTGGTTCCGCGTGGTCGTGGACGTTAGGGTCTGCAGCAAAGGTGCATCACCCACTGTCGCCACCGTGTACGTGTTCTTCAAGGAAACTGCAGTCACAGTGAACAGCCAACGCGTGACCTGG GTAAACGGCAGGAAAGTGTCTCTTCCCAACAAAGTGATGGATGACATATCCGTCCACATCTCAGAGAGGACTGTGATCATCGAGAGGGCGTCTGCCGTGCGGGTCACCTATTCAATTTCACAGGAGGTCACCGTCATTATTGACAGCAGCCTGTCCGGTAAAATGTGCGGCGCCTGTggcaactacaacaacaactccaAAGACGATATGAAGACTGCAGATGGGAAAATCACCACCGATGTGTCCGTGATCGTTGGCTCCTGGAGCGCCGGGGACTTTTCTAGATG tgGCCTGTAG